The following coding sequences lie in one Alphaproteobacteria bacterium genomic window:
- a CDS encoding TRAP transporter permease, with product MTDASADDRRHSEEQYDPELAFRRHHPYFALFVTGLLLAMTLFHLYVAGFGPISEQMLRGIHLAFVLALVFLMFAPTRRATRQPPRRSGLLHPGGVGLWDWALCAAGVAGALYVPLLPNAALAVRAGNLNQTDMVFGTMLIVVVLEATRRSVGPVLTVIAALFIAYAVFGQDAPGVLRHPGMTWAVMIDHLYMTLNGIYGVAIGAVAQYVFLFVVFGVLATRIGLGQLFIDVASCVAGRYAGGPAKVAIFSSAMLGTISGSSIANTVTTGSLTIPAMKKVGYPPHFAGAVEATASTGGQITPPIMGAAAFIMVDFLEVPYREILLAALVPAALHYFGIFVMVHLEAKRLGLRGLRPDELPRFVKVIRDHWPTLIPLATLVYMIVAGRSPDNAAFWGVVGCIVVGFLNPRDRLTLPALMTALSTGAKYALAVGAAAAAVGIIVGVVTSSGVGFNLGAMVTQVAANVADSITLVLPEDWLGRGALTLFFTLLFTAIACVVMGAGIPTTATYVILVSIAAPTLGLLSVPPLVAHFFVFYYGVLADITPPVALAAYAGAGIAGANPFRTGNTAFRLGIAKALVPFVFVYSPSLLLVVDGFTWDSFAITLAGAMIGIAMLGTAFSGYMLAPVPAWGRWMLGFASLLFVSPGLETMAAGAVLAAPVVAQQAIARRNSRQEAAPT from the coding sequence ATGACCGACGCCAGCGCGGACGATCGCCGCCACAGCGAAGAGCAGTACGACCCGGAACTCGCCTTCCGGCGGCATCATCCGTATTTCGCCCTGTTCGTCACCGGTCTGCTGCTGGCGATGACGCTGTTCCACCTCTATGTCGCCGGATTCGGGCCGATCAGCGAGCAGATGCTGCGCGGAATCCACCTGGCCTTCGTGCTGGCGCTGGTATTCCTGATGTTCGCGCCGACCAGGCGGGCGACGCGCCAGCCGCCGCGGCGGAGCGGCCTGCTCCATCCCGGCGGGGTCGGGCTGTGGGACTGGGCGCTGTGCGCCGCCGGCGTCGCCGGTGCGCTCTATGTCCCGCTGCTGCCCAATGCGGCACTGGCGGTGCGCGCCGGCAACCTGAACCAGACCGACATGGTGTTCGGCACCATGCTGATCGTGGTGGTGCTGGAAGCGACGCGGCGGTCGGTCGGGCCGGTGCTGACGGTGATCGCCGCCCTGTTCATCGCCTATGCCGTGTTCGGCCAGGACGCGCCCGGCGTGCTGCGTCACCCCGGCATGACCTGGGCGGTGATGATCGACCATCTCTACATGACGCTGAACGGCATCTACGGCGTGGCGATCGGTGCGGTCGCCCAATATGTGTTCCTGTTCGTGGTGTTCGGCGTGCTGGCGACCCGGATCGGGCTGGGCCAGCTGTTCATCGACGTGGCCTCCTGCGTCGCCGGCCGCTATGCCGGCGGCCCGGCCAAGGTGGCGATCTTCTCTTCGGCCATGCTCGGCACCATCTCCGGCTCGTCGATCGCCAACACGGTGACCACCGGCTCGCTGACCATCCCGGCGATGAAGAAGGTGGGCTATCCGCCGCATTTCGCCGGCGCGGTGGAGGCGACGGCGTCGACCGGCGGCCAGATCACCCCGCCGATCATGGGCGCGGCCGCCTTCATCATGGTCGACTTCCTGGAGGTGCCCTATCGCGAGATCCTGCTGGCCGCGCTGGTGCCGGCCGCGCTGCACTATTTCGGCATCTTCGTCATGGTCCACCTGGAAGCGAAGCGGCTGGGCCTGCGCGGCCTGCGCCCGGACGAACTGCCGCGCTTCGTCAAGGTGATCCGCGACCACTGGCCGACGCTGATCCCGCTCGCCACCCTGGTCTACATGATCGTCGCCGGCCGTTCGCCCGACAATGCCGCCTTCTGGGGCGTGGTCGGCTGCATCGTCGTCGGCTTCCTCAATCCGCGCGACCGGCTGACCCTGCCGGCACTGATGACCGCCCTGTCGACCGGCGCGAAATACGCGCTGGCCGTCGGCGCGGCCGCGGCGGCGGTCGGCATCATCGTCGGGGTGGTCACCTCCAGCGGCGTCGGATTCAACCTGGGCGCCATGGTCACGCAGGTGGCGGCCAACGTCGCCGATTCGATCACCCTGGTGCTGCCCGAGGACTGGCTCGGCCGCGGCGCGCTGACCCTGTTCTTCACCCTGCTGTTCACCGCGATCGCCTGCGTGGTGATGGGCGCCGGCATCCCGACCACGGCCACCTACGTCATCCTGGTCTCGATCGCCGCGCCGACGCTGGGCCTGCTGTCGGTGCCGCCGCTGGTGGCGCATTTCTTCGTCTTCTACTACGGCGTGCTGGCCGACATCACCCCGCCGGTGGCGCTGGCCGCCTATGCCGGCGCCGGCATCGCCGGGGCCAACCCGTTCCGCACCGGCAACACCGCCTTCCGCCTGGGCATCGCCAAGGCGCTGGTGCCGTTCGTCTTCGTCTATTCGCCGTCGCTGCTGCTGGTCGTCGACGGCTTCACATGGGACAGCTTCGCGATCACGCTGGCCGGCGCGATGATCGGCATCGCCATGCTGGGCACCGCCTTCTCCGGCTACATGCTGGCGCCGGTGCCGGCCTGGGGGCGCTGGATGCTGGGCTTCGCCTCGCTGCTGTTCGTCTCGCCGGGGCTGGAGACCATGGCCGCCGGTGCCGTGCTGGCCGCCCCGGTGGTGGCGCAGCAGGCGATCGCACGGCGCAACAGCCGGCAGGAGGCCGCACCGACATGA
- a CDS encoding DUF1810 domain-containing protein, with protein MGDAAQPGADRFDLQRFVDAQAPVWDRVLAELGAGRKTSHWMWFVFPQIAGLGRSPTAQRYALSGRDEARAYLAHPVLGPRLHRCVALLLAVEGRSAHAILGSPDDIKLRSSMTLFAAGADDPTPFRAVLERYYAGEADPLTEALL; from the coding sequence ATGGGCGACGCGGCGCAGCCGGGCGCCGACCGTTTCGACCTGCAGCGCTTCGTCGACGCCCAGGCGCCGGTGTGGGACCGGGTGCTGGCGGAGCTTGGCGCCGGCCGCAAGACCAGCCACTGGATGTGGTTCGTGTTCCCGCAGATCGCCGGCCTCGGCCGCAGCCCGACGGCGCAGCGCTATGCGCTGTCCGGCCGCGACGAGGCGCGGGCCTATCTCGCCCATCCGGTCCTCGGGCCGCGGCTGCACCGCTGCGTCGCGCTGCTGCTGGCGGTCGAGGGCCGCAGCGCGCACGCCATCCTCGGCAGCCCGGACGACATCAAGCTGCGCTCGTCGATGACCCTGTTCGCCGCCGGTGCCGACGACCCGACGCCGTTCCGCGCCGTGCTGGAGCGCTACTACGCCGGCGAAGCCGATCCGCTGACCGAGGCCCTGCTGTAG
- a CDS encoding TAXI family TRAP transporter solute-binding subunit, which yields MFISRIFAPLVGATLGLAAVSAGAAAQDIRFFTIGTGGTGATYYPLGGVIATAISNPPGSRPCDDGGSCGVPGLVAAAQSSRGSVNNVNGITSGQFNSGFSQSDVAYWAYTGTGVFDGQEAMSDLRAIAALYPEHIHLVARADAGIASVADLAGKRVSLDEPGSGTYVDATLILNAYGLSEDDIEAEYLKPGPASDGIRNDQLDAFFIVAGYPTGAVVELAASADVVLVPIAGPEADGMIADLGFFSSDVIPADTYEGVAEVQTLAVGAQWLTSANEDEALIYDITKALWNDNTRVLLDVGHAKGKLVTLDTALDGIGIPLHPGAERYYREIGVIQ from the coding sequence ATGTTCATATCCAGGATCTTCGCGCCGCTGGTCGGCGCCACGCTGGGCCTTGCCGCCGTGTCGGCCGGCGCCGCGGCGCAGGACATCCGCTTCTTCACCATCGGCACCGGCGGCACCGGGGCGACCTACTATCCGCTCGGCGGCGTGATCGCCACCGCGATCTCCAACCCGCCGGGGTCGCGGCCCTGCGACGACGGCGGCAGCTGCGGCGTGCCCGGGCTGGTCGCCGCGGCGCAGTCTTCGCGCGGCTCGGTCAACAACGTCAACGGCATCACCTCCGGCCAGTTCAACTCCGGCTTCTCGCAGTCCGACGTCGCCTATTGGGCCTATACCGGCACCGGCGTGTTCGACGGGCAGGAGGCGATGTCGGACCTGCGCGCCATCGCCGCGCTCTATCCGGAGCACATCCACCTGGTCGCCCGCGCCGACGCCGGCATCGCCTCCGTCGCCGACCTGGCCGGCAAGCGGGTGTCGCTCGACGAGCCCGGCTCCGGCACCTATGTCGACGCCACCCTGATCCTCAACGCCTACGGCCTCAGCGAGGACGACATCGAGGCCGAGTATCTGAAGCCCGGGCCGGCCTCCGACGGCATCCGCAACGACCAGCTCGACGCCTTCTTCATCGTCGCCGGCTATCCGACCGGCGCGGTGGTGGAGCTGGCCGCCAGCGCCGACGTCGTGCTGGTGCCCATCGCCGGGCCCGAGGCCGACGGCATGATCGCCGACCTCGGCTTCTTCTCCAGCGACGTGATCCCCGCCGACACCTACGAGGGCGTGGCCGAAGTGCAGACGCTGGCCGTCGGTGCCCAGTGGCTGACCAGCGCCAACGAGGACGAGGCGCTGATCTACGACATCACCAAGGCACTGTGGAACGACAACACCCGCGTGCTGCTGGACGTGGGCCACGCCAAGGGCAAGCTGGTCACGCTGGACACCGCCCTGGACGGCATCGGCATCCCGTTGCACCCGGGCGCCGAGCGCTACTACCGCGAGATCGGCGTGATCCAGTAG
- a CDS encoding lysophospholipid acyltransferase family protein, protein MTAVDTPDRNGEERRPWIRRNVTDWLEAALAVALTGLLRLLPLSAASGLGGWFARTVGPRLSVSQRAERNLKLAMPHLDAAARRRIVRDMWDNMGRTVVELTQMARYGLPGDKPFHEFEGREHVVAAMAAKRPIACISGHYGNWEMPVLSGLALGMQVVRVYRTANNPIVDKLINRMRKPGGGRLLPKGVRGSRQLIAAARKGEPMGILFDQKLNEGETLLFFGHPANTTTLPAFLAVRFGYCVLPTRTVRIKGCHLRTIVEPPVEPPAEGTTEERITAMTDALNRVLERWIEERPGEWFWLHNRWGKWRGDTLVPAATNGPSAKSAG, encoded by the coding sequence ATGACCGCCGTCGACACCCCCGACAGGAACGGCGAGGAACGCCGGCCCTGGATCCGGCGCAACGTCACCGACTGGCTGGAAGCGGCACTGGCGGTGGCGCTGACCGGGCTGCTGCGGCTGCTGCCGCTGTCGGCGGCGTCGGGCCTGGGCGGCTGGTTCGCGCGCACGGTCGGGCCGCGGCTGTCGGTCAGCCAGCGGGCGGAGCGCAACCTGAAACTGGCGATGCCGCATCTCGACGCCGCCGCCCGCCGCCGCATCGTGCGCGACATGTGGGACAACATGGGCCGGACTGTGGTGGAGCTGACCCAGATGGCCCGCTACGGCCTGCCCGGCGACAAGCCGTTCCACGAGTTCGAGGGCCGCGAGCATGTGGTCGCGGCAATGGCGGCGAAGCGGCCGATCGCCTGCATCTCCGGCCACTACGGCAACTGGGAAATGCCGGTGCTGTCGGGCCTCGCGCTGGGCATGCAGGTGGTCCGGGTCTATCGCACCGCCAACAACCCGATCGTCGACAAGCTGATCAACCGCATGCGCAAGCCGGGCGGCGGCCGGCTGCTGCCCAAGGGCGTGCGCGGGTCGCGCCAGCTGATCGCCGCGGCGCGCAAGGGCGAGCCGATGGGCATCCTGTTCGACCAGAAGCTGAACGAGGGCGAGACCCTGCTGTTCTTCGGCCACCCGGCCAACACCACCACCCTGCCCGCCTTCCTGGCGGTGCGCTTCGGCTATTGCGTGCTGCCGACGCGCACGGTGCGGATCAAGGGCTGCCATTTGCGCACTATCGTCGAGCCGCCGGTGGAACCGCCGGCGGAAGGCACCACCGAAGAGCGGATCACCGCGATGACCGACGCCCTCAACCGCGTGCTGGAACGCTGGATCGAGGAGCGGCCCGGCGAGTGGTTCTGGCTGCACAACCGCTGGGGCAAGTGGCGCGGCGACACGCTGGTGCCGGCCGCGACCAACGGCCCCTCGGCGAAATCGGCCGGCTGA
- a CDS encoding fasciclin domain-containing protein — protein MAVSTSLLSRATFAAAALAAAALAAGTFAASAALAQEPVMVGGAPMYPDRTIVENASTADNLTTLVAAVKAADLVETLSSPGPFTVFAPTDDAFAKLPEGTVEALVQPDMKDQLTEILTYHVVAGDYSATDLIARAMATDGSASIETVAGRMLTLSMDGNTLVVTDENGGAARVILADVAQSNGMVHAVDTVLLPKM, from the coding sequence ATGGCCGTCTCGACTTCGTTGCTTTCCCGTGCGACCTTTGCCGCCGCCGCGCTGGCCGCCGCCGCGCTGGCCGCCGGCACGTTCGCCGCATCGGCCGCGCTGGCCCAGGAGCCGGTGATGGTCGGCGGCGCGCCGATGTACCCCGACCGCACCATCGTCGAAAACGCCTCGACCGCCGACAACCTGACCACGCTGGTGGCGGCGGTGAAGGCGGCGGACCTGGTCGAGACGCTGTCGAGCCCGGGCCCGTTCACCGTGTTCGCGCCGACCGACGACGCCTTCGCCAAGCTGCCGGAGGGCACGGTCGAAGCGCTGGTGCAGCCCGACATGAAGGACCAGCTGACCGAAATCCTGACCTATCACGTGGTTGCCGGCGACTACTCGGCCACCGACCTGATCGCGCGCGCGATGGCGACCGACGGCTCGGCCAGCATCGAGACCGTCGCCGGGCGCATGCTGACGCTCAGCATGGACGGCAACACGCTGGTGGTGACGGACGAGAACGGCGGCGCGGCGCGGGTGATCCTGGCCGACGTCGCCCAGTCGAACGGCATGGTGCATGCCGTCGACACGGTGCTGCTGCCGAAGATGTAG